From Homalodisca vitripennis isolate AUS2020 chromosome 1, UT_GWSS_2.1, whole genome shotgun sequence, the proteins below share one genomic window:
- the LOC124353191 gene encoding stAR-related lipid transfer protein 7, mitochondrial-like isoform X2 has translation MHFRCIRLIQLVGSHAVIPSKQLPRQRLSQMNSARSLYSTSSLGFRNKQNLCNMRYQLQKSFNYTSNVMFLLFFNSLKNIPEVLKRHSVKIVQNCVQSCEYVLAHRIRRSHQMLCLYSTLWGEIPLYQFVRRLKAQLQKRKHLLLLGSGFVSAYDWNKERIPDEDILKYSAEMSLVEFLRDKRKACLKGNSRPADCTCSVCSATDSEWQSFVEEDDIVVWKREDINHRGQGLYCYKMYARYGDVTAYDFLEAQVDLEYRQSWDTHAVDLRLIDSEPATNSDVIYWETKWPKLFSNRDYVFKRRYRIDKKRNLIYLVNRITEHPSCPVVPSKQRVSEYWSYMIIKPQTTFDKPGIEFSLTYFDNPGLNVPSSLTFWVTVSGMPDYLKKLRLAALGVAKRRGNAPSPLASRDSSVCAVEAAMTLAHVQQVSSTATLLESLRATLFLF, from the exons ATGCACTTTCGGTGTATCAGATTGATTCAGCTAGTAGGGTCACATGCGGTCATACCGAGTAAACAGTTACCCAGGCAAAGATTGTCCCAGATGAATTCTGCAAGATCATTATATTCTACATCCAGTCTAGGATTTAGAAATAAACAGAATTTATGTAACATGAGATATCAACTTCAGAAGAGCTTTAACTACACATCAAATGTTATGttcttgttgttttttaatagtcTGAAAAACATTCCAGAAGTTTTAAAGAGACACTCAGTGAAGATTGTACAGAACTGTGTCCAAAGTTGTGAGTATGTTTTGGCCCACAGAATTCGGAGAAGTCATCAAATGCTGTGTTTGTACTCAACTCTGTGGGGTGAAATTCCTTTGTATCAATTTGTTCGTAGATTAAAAGCTCAACTTCAGAAACGtaaacatttgttattgttaGGTTCAGGTTTTGTTTCTGCCTATGATTGGAATAAGGAACGCATACCAGATGAAGATATATTAAA GTATTCAGCAGAGATGAGCCTAGTAGAGTTTTTAAGAGACAAGAGGAAAGCTTGTCTGAAAGGCAACAGCCGACCTGCTGATTGTACCTGTTCCGTGTGCTCTGCAACTGATTCAG AGTGGCAGTCATTCGTAGAAGAAGATGATATTGTGGTTTGGAAGAGAGAAGACATCAATCATCGGGGCCAAGGTCTTTACTGTTACAAAA TGTATGCGCGATACGGAGATGTGACTGCATATGACTTCCTGGAGGCTCAGGTGGACCTGGAGTACAGGCAGTCGTGGGACACTCATGCGGTGGACTTGAGGCTCATTGACTCCGAGCCAGCAACCAACAGTGATGTCATCTACTGGGAGACCAAGTGGCCT AAACTATTCAGCAACAGAGACTACGTGTTCAAGCGTCGCTATAGAATAGACAAGAAGAGGAATCTGATCTACTTAGTGAATCGAATTACAGAACATCCATCCTGTCCCGTGGTGCCATCCAAGCAGAGAGTCTCTGAGTACTGGTCGTACATGATCATTAAGCCACAGACTACTTTTGACAAG CCTGGTATAGAATTCAGTTTGACTTACTTTGACAACCCTGGACTGAATGTGCCTTCCTCGCTCACTTTCTGGGTGACTGTTTCAG GTATGCCGGACTATCTGAAGAAATTAAGGCTAGCTGCTCTGGGCGTAGCAAAGCGGCGTGGGAATGCGCCAAGCCCTCTAGCTAGCCGAGACAGCAGCGTGTGCGCGGTTGAAGCTGCCATGACCCTCGCGCATGTTCAGCAAGTCTCCTCAACCGCCACGCTACTGGAGAGCCTCAGAGCCACGCTCTTCTTGTTTTAA
- the LOC124353191 gene encoding stAR-related lipid transfer protein 7, mitochondrial-like isoform X1, protein MHFRCIRLIQLVGSHAVIPSKQLPRQRLSQMNSARSLYSTSSLGFRNKQNLCNMRYQLQKSFNYTSNVMFLLFFNSLKNIPEVLKRHSVKIVQNCVQSCEYVLAHRIRRSHQMLCLYSTLWGEIPLYQFVRRLKAQLQKRKHLLLLGSGFVSAYDWNKERIPDEDILKYSAEMSLVEFLRDKRKACLKGNSRPADCTCSVCSATDSDSLYAEWQSFVEEDDIVVWKREDINHRGQGLYCYKMYARYGDVTAYDFLEAQVDLEYRQSWDTHAVDLRLIDSEPATNSDVIYWETKWPKLFSNRDYVFKRRYRIDKKRNLIYLVNRITEHPSCPVVPSKQRVSEYWSYMIIKPQTTFDKPGIEFSLTYFDNPGLNVPSSLTFWVTVSGMPDYLKKLRLAALGVAKRRGNAPSPLASRDSSVCAVEAAMTLAHVQQVSSTATLLESLRATLFLF, encoded by the exons ATGCACTTTCGGTGTATCAGATTGATTCAGCTAGTAGGGTCACATGCGGTCATACCGAGTAAACAGTTACCCAGGCAAAGATTGTCCCAGATGAATTCTGCAAGATCATTATATTCTACATCCAGTCTAGGATTTAGAAATAAACAGAATTTATGTAACATGAGATATCAACTTCAGAAGAGCTTTAACTACACATCAAATGTTATGttcttgttgttttttaatagtcTGAAAAACATTCCAGAAGTTTTAAAGAGACACTCAGTGAAGATTGTACAGAACTGTGTCCAAAGTTGTGAGTATGTTTTGGCCCACAGAATTCGGAGAAGTCATCAAATGCTGTGTTTGTACTCAACTCTGTGGGGTGAAATTCCTTTGTATCAATTTGTTCGTAGATTAAAAGCTCAACTTCAGAAACGtaaacatttgttattgttaGGTTCAGGTTTTGTTTCTGCCTATGATTGGAATAAGGAACGCATACCAGATGAAGATATATTAAA GTATTCAGCAGAGATGAGCCTAGTAGAGTTTTTAAGAGACAAGAGGAAAGCTTGTCTGAAAGGCAACAGCCGACCTGCTGATTGTACCTGTTCCGTGTGCTCTGCAACTGATTCAG ATAGTCTTTACGCAGAGTGGCAGTCATTCGTAGAAGAAGATGATATTGTGGTTTGGAAGAGAGAAGACATCAATCATCGGGGCCAAGGTCTTTACTGTTACAAAA TGTATGCGCGATACGGAGATGTGACTGCATATGACTTCCTGGAGGCTCAGGTGGACCTGGAGTACAGGCAGTCGTGGGACACTCATGCGGTGGACTTGAGGCTCATTGACTCCGAGCCAGCAACCAACAGTGATGTCATCTACTGGGAGACCAAGTGGCCT AAACTATTCAGCAACAGAGACTACGTGTTCAAGCGTCGCTATAGAATAGACAAGAAGAGGAATCTGATCTACTTAGTGAATCGAATTACAGAACATCCATCCTGTCCCGTGGTGCCATCCAAGCAGAGAGTCTCTGAGTACTGGTCGTACATGATCATTAAGCCACAGACTACTTTTGACAAG CCTGGTATAGAATTCAGTTTGACTTACTTTGACAACCCTGGACTGAATGTGCCTTCCTCGCTCACTTTCTGGGTGACTGTTTCAG GTATGCCGGACTATCTGAAGAAATTAAGGCTAGCTGCTCTGGGCGTAGCAAAGCGGCGTGGGAATGCGCCAAGCCCTCTAGCTAGCCGAGACAGCAGCGTGTGCGCGGTTGAAGCTGCCATGACCCTCGCGCATGTTCAGCAAGTCTCCTCAACCGCCACGCTACTGGAGAGCCTCAGAGCCACGCTCTTCTTGTTTTAA